Part of the Burkholderia sp. FERM BP-3421 genome, CGGCGAGCCATAATCGGCTACTGTCGTCTGCTTCCATCAGAACTCCTGTCGATTGCGGGCAAAGGCGCAAGGCCTTCACGATCGGGGCGCAAGCCGCTGCGCGTGCGCGGTCGCGCACGCGCCAGGCGTCGTGCGGGCGCGTTCGCCGGGCGGCGCAAGGCCGCACGGCGTGGACGAACACAGGCGCGCGCATGGGGCGCGTCGTTCGTTCAATGAAATTCGGGCGGGAAGATCGGGCCGGGAAGGCCGGAAGGACACCGCATCCTGCGATCGAGGATGCGGCAGGAGATGAAGCTCTGCGCGTTTCCTCAGTCAGCAGTCAAAGTTGGTGCAGGACCAACTACAACTCGCATCGGTGTTCACAGAACACTCCATGTATTTAGACGGGGCCGATGGTAAAGGCCCGGCAAGCAAAACGTCAACCCCTTTACGCAAGGTTTACGCAGATTCGTTCCGGTCCGCCGCGCCGGATGCCGCGCGCGCCACGCAGGCGCGGCGATATCGATACGCGAAATGCGGATTTGTGGAGCGGAACGCGGCCGATATAGTCGCCGTGTTTCGCCGTCCGCCACAGTGCGAGGGAGTGTGCGGCATGTCTATCGTGATTCTCGACCCGGCGGCGTCCGCCGCGCGCGCCGTTCCGTCCGGCGCGCCCGCCGTGATCCGCTCGGCCGCGGACGTCGCGCGGCTCGCGAACCAGGGCGCGACGCTCGGCAAGGCGCGCGCGGTGATCGTGATCGCGCTCGGCGGCGTGTTTCTCGATGCGTACGACCTGACCTCGCTCGCGTACGGCATCAAGGACATCGCGAAGCCGTTCGCGCTCACGCCGGCCGAAGTGGGCTTCGTGTCGTCGGCGGTCGTGTCGAGTTTTTCGGCCGCGCTGGCGCTGGCGCGCGGCGGCCGGTTCGTCGCCTGCGTGCCGGGGCGCCAGACCCGTCAGGGCCGGGACGGCCTGCATACGTTCGAGCTGCCGGTCGAGACCGAGGGCGTCACGGTGTCGATGATGTGGCATCCGCGCGTCGAGCACGATGCCGCGCATCGCCGGCAGCGCGAGCGGATCCGGATGGCGTGCGCGGCGTGAGCCGGTGCGGCGGACGCGGTGTCGGGGGCGCGCCCTCGGGCCGATGAGCGGCGCGTTGCGCCTGCGCCAGGTTGCGGCGCGCGCGTCATGCAACGGTTCTCCCGACGCAAAAACGGCGGCGCATCACGCGCCGCCGCCGTTCATCTCTCCCGCAAGCATGACGCGGCGACCCCGTGCCGGAATCGCCGCACCACGCGTCCTGCTCAGTTCGACGTCGCGGCGGTCACCGCGGCCTTCGCATCGAGGATCCCCGCGCCGGGCGGCAAGGCGCTGCATGTCGCGGTGGCGGCGACGGGCGACGGACGGGCCGTGGCCGCGAGCTTCTGCGCGATCTGCGCGGGCGTCAGCGTCGGGTTCATCGACAGCATCAGCGAGATCACGCCCGCCACCTGCGGCGCGGCGAGGCTCGTGCCGCTGTCGGTCGCGTAGGTGTCCGCCACCGGCGAGGTGGTGCCCGTGTTCGAGGTCGACAGGATGACCGAGCCCGGCGCGCTCAGGGTGATCTCCGAGCCGAAGTTGCTGTACCACGCGCGACGGCCGGTGTTGTCGGTCGCGGCGACCGCGATCACGCCCTTGCAGTTCGCGGGGCGATCCTGCGCGGTCGACTGACCGTTGTTGCCGGCCGCGACCACGACGCTCACGCCGACCGCATTGACGTCGTTGATCGCCTGCTGGAAGGTGTCGCCGCACGGGCCGGTGCCACCGAGGCTCAGGTTGATGACCTTGGCCGGATGCGTGTTGTTCGGCACGCCGGCGACCGGGATCCCGGCGGCCCAGCGCATGGCGTCCGCGATGTCGCTGGTGGCGCCGCCGCACTTGCCGAGCACGCGCACGGGCAGGATCTGGCTGTTCCAGTTCACGCCCGCGATGCCGATGCCGTTGTTGGCCGACGCGCCGATGAGGCCCGCTACCTTGGTGCCGTGCCAGCTGCTGTTGTTCGGCGACGTTTCGCAGTTGTAGAACGGGCCGGTCGAATCGTTGATTTCGGCCTGCGTGACCCAGTCGCCCGGATCGGTGGCGTCCGGGCCGCGCGTCTTGCCGTTGTTGCTGGTCGCGACGCTCGTGATGAAGCTGTAGCCGGGCAGCAGGTTCGGCGTGATGTCGGGATGCGGGCGGTAGCCGGTGTCGAGCACGGCGGTCACGAGGCCGGGCGCGCCCGTGGTCAGGTTCCAGGCGAGCGGCAGGTCGATGCCGACGGACGGGTCGGTCAGGTTCCATTGTTGCGAGAACATCGGATCGGTCGGCACGGTCCGCGTGAACACGCGGCGATCCGGTTCCGCGTAGGCGACGTCGGGGTCGGCCGCGAAGGCTTGCGCGAGCGCGGTCGCGTCGGCGGCGGCCATCCGGCGGCCGAGCGACAGCAGCGAGGAGCCGTCCGACAGCGTGCGCTCCATCTGCACGGCGGCCGGCTGCGCGGCGCTGGCCGCGTAATTGCGCGCCTGGCTGTTCTGCGCGCTCGGCGCGTTCCAGTTGGTCATCACGCGCTGGATCACGGCGCTGACGCGGGCCGGATCGCTGACGCTCGCCGCCATGATGCGGGCTCCGGAAGCGGACGACGTGGTGGTCGGCTGCAGCTTGATGATCACGTGGTCGACCGGCACGTCCTGCGCGGTGGTGCCGGGCGTCGTGCTCGACGACGCGGACGACGAGGTCTGGGCGGCGCAGGACGCATTCGAATTCGGCGAGGTCGACGTGCCGGGCGTCGGCGTCGGCGTGGTCGGGTCGGGGTGGTCGGCGTCGCGGTCGACGGGGGGGACGGAGTGCCATCACCGCCGCCGCCGCCGCCGCCGCAACCGGCGAGGGGAATCAGCAGGGAAACGGAAAGGATGCCTGCGAGCGTACGCGTCTGGCTGAGCCGTGCGGGGGGGAGGTTGAAACGTTTGACTCTCATGTTGGCTCTCGGTCCTATGGTTCGAAACCGCTATCCCACGGTTAAGGCGGGCGGAATCCGATGGAATCGGCGAGCCGGAAGCGCCCTCGTATTAATTCGCAGTCCGACACATCCAACGGATTTTTCCCGTGTCCCCGCCGGATTTGGTCCTGCTTCGGCGAGGCTCATGGATGTGGGTAACGGCTGCTTTTAACAATTCTTAATAGTTGGCCGGAAATGATTTGATGGGGGTCTATTTCCGAGAGGTCGGCCCGGCGCGGACGGGCGGCGTTGAGAGGGATTAAGTCTGAGGTTTAGTGGGGATTATCTTTTGGTGGTGGTTAATCAGATGTGGACGTAAAAAATTAACGATCGGGATGATCATAAAAATGTGAACGCATGCGTGGTCGTGTCGCATGCGAGGAGTGAAGTGGCCCGTGCGCGTCGAGAGGGCGCGTGTGGGTTGGGGATGTCACGCGTCACGGGCGTTTCGTATCGAAACGAGGGGTAACATCACGACCATGGTTCGATTTTTTTGCGAAGTTTTTTCTATTAATTGGCTGTAAATTCCATAATTTATGAATTTACGAAATTTAAATTTCACTCACTCGAACCCGGGTACCTGGCACTTTCCCTGCAGCTACCTCCGGGCCGCATCTGCGGCACAACCTGGAAAAGGTCAAACATGGAACGCGTCTTCAAACGGAGGCATCTGGCGCTGGCCGTCCTGACGGGATTCGCGCTGGCGGCGAGCGTGACCGCCCGGGCGGGGGCGAGCGGAGATCGTGCAACGGAGGTGCCCGGCCTGGGGCTGACCGTGTATGGGATCCCGACGCCGGCGGCAGGGAGCGGAACCGGAGGCAATCCGCTCGCGCCGGTGAGCAAGGTGGTGAACGAGATCATTGGCGCCCTGGCGACGCCGCCGGCGAATCCGGTCATGCCGATCAGTCCGATTGCCACGCTGCATGGCGTGATCGGGTCGGTGACGGAAATATTGGGCGAGGCAGGCGGTCTGCTTGGGCGGTCGACCGGGGGGAGCGGACGCGCGGCCGGGCTCGCGAAGCCGGCCGGCCGGCTTGAAGGCGTGAGCGTGGTGTCCTTGGCGGGGGCCGGCGGCAGCGACGCGGCTCAGACGATCACGGTAGTGACCGGAGGCCCGGGAACGGCGGCGAATGCGGGCGCGCACGGCGTGGGCCCGCTCGGACCGGTGACGTCGCTGATCTCGAATCTGGCCAAGAGGCTGCCGAAATGAGCAACTGATCTAGCAATGAGCATTAAACGAGGCGGAGAAGCGTCGCTTCGACGTGACGGGGCAAGCGCGCCGACGCGGGATGCCTGCGCCAGGGTCTCGATACCGCGCTCATCCCCGCGCGCGACCACTCGGCGGCGGGCGCGCCCCGCCCCGGACCTTGCCGGCTGGCCGCTCAGGTCAGCCGGATCTTTGGCTGCACCCAGCTGTTGATCCGCTCGGCGGTCCACAGCAGCGTGGCCTTGGGAAACCCGTGCAGCGCCTGCTGGTGGTGGCGATAGAGCATCGCGTGGCTCAACTGGGCGAAACGGCCCTTGATGAACGCGCTGCGGAAGAAGCCGAAGCGGCCGAGCGTGCCGAAGGCGTTGTAGTCGCTGATCGACACGAGCGAGCCGAAATCGTGAAACGCGAAGTCGGGCAGCGGCCGGCCGTCGAGCCAGGCGGGCAGATGTTTGGCGAGGAATTCGGCCTGCTGCGTCGCCACCTGGGCGGTCGGCGCAAGCGGGCGCTCGGCGCCGTCGGGCGTCAGGCTCGATGCATCGCCGAGCGCGAAGACCGCGTCGTCGTCCTGCGCCTGCAGCGTCGGCCGGATCAGGATCTGGTTCGTGCGCGTGCTCGCGAGGCCGCCGAGGCCGTTCGCGAAATCCGCACCCTTGACGCCGGCCGCCCACACCATCAGGTTGGCAGGCGCGAAGCCGCCGTCGCCGTAGTGAAAACCGCTCGCGTCGGCGGACGTGACGCGCGTGGAGGTCAGCACCCGGAACCCGATGTTGCGGAGCTGCTGTTCGGCCGACGCGGAGATCCCGGGCGGAAACGCGGCCAGGATGCGCGGGCCGCTTTCCAGCAGGGTGAGGTCGAGGCGCTCGCGTGCGCGCGGATCGCCGTAGCTCGACGCGAGTTCGAGCAGGCGGCTCAACTCCGCCGCAAGCTCGACGCCGGTTGCGCCGCCGCCGACGATCGCGACGCGCAACGGCTCGTCTTCCGCGACGCTGCGGAAGATGCGCGTGCGCAATGCGACATTGAAGGTTTCGGCTTCGGACTGGCTGTCGATGAAATAGCAATGCTCGCGCACCCCGGGCGTGCCGAAATCGTTCGCATGACTACCGATGGCGAGGATCAGCACGTCGTAGCCGAGGCTGCGCGCGCCGAGGATCAGTTCGCCGTCGGGCGTATGCAGGTCGGCGAGGTGGATTTCACGCCGCTCGCGATCGAGGCCGCACAGTTCGCCGGGTTGGTAGGCGAAGCCGTGTTCGCTGGCATGCGCGAGGAAGACGACCTGCTGCTGCTGGATATTGCGCGTGCCGGCCGCGATCGTGTGCAGCATGGGTTTCCAGATATGCGTGGGACTTTTATCGAGCAGCGTGACCGAGGCGCGGCCCGAACGCCCCAACTGGTTGCCGAGCCGCGTGGCCAGCAATAAACCGGCGATGCCGCCGCCGACGATGACAATTCTCGGGGGATGCGCGCTCATCGATTCAGTCCTCCGTGTGGCGTGATGGCTGCGGACGATGGTAGGGGGCGGGTTGGACGGGTGTCAATGTCGGCCGGGGCATCGGGCGGGCCAGAGCGGGTTCGGCGCGAGGAGGCGGGGCCAGGCATGGGCCGTCGCCGCGGGATTACGTGCAATACGGCCGGGATGCTTGCGCCGACCTCCTGTTTTACCGCGCTGGACGCAGGCAATCGACGCGGAATGTGGATAAGAGACGCAATGCTGTATTTCTGTTACGAGCCAAGACCGGTCCGAAGCGGTTCGGGCATGCGCGGCGCGTCGTGCGGGCTAGAATGCCGGCACCTCCGCTCCCGCATCCCACGCGCGCCGTTCTCCATGCACCTGCCAGTCTTCTCGTCCGAACACGAACTGTTCAAGCCGGTTGCGCGCGACTATCCCGACGGTTATGCATTGAGTGACCACTGGCACGACGCCGCGCAGCTGATCTACGCGCTTCACGGCGTGATGGAACTGAAGTGCGGCGACGCCTGCTGGATCATCTCGCCCCAGCAGGCGCTGTGGATGCCCGCGCAACTGCCGCATGCGCTGCGCGCGCGGGGGGCGGTGACGCTGCGCAGCGTCTATGTCGCGCCGCGCCTGTGCGCGAAGCGCCTGCCCGACGCGCCGCGCAGCCTGGCGGCGACGCCGCTGCTGCGCGAACTGATCCGGCAGGCGCAGGCGGTGACCGACGACACGCCCGCGTCCGGCTACGACGCCCACCTGATGCAACTGCTGCTCGACGAGATCGAGCGCGCCCGGGTGATGCCGCTCGACATCCCGCTGCCCGGCGACCACCGTTTGCGCAACGTCTGCCTGCGTCTGCTCGACGATCCGGCGGACGACCGGGGGCTCGATGCATGGGGCGCGCTCGTCGGCGCTTCGGCGCGGACCTTGTCGCGGCTGTTCCGCGCCGAACTGGGCACGAGCTTCCTGCTGTGGCGCCAGCAAGTGCGCGTGGCGGCCGCGATTCCCCGGCTGGCGGACGGCGAACCGGTCACGCGGATCGCGGCCGATCTCGGCTACGACTCGCCGGGCGCGTTCATCGCGGTGTTTCGCCGCCTGACCGGTCACACGCCGCGCGCGTTCGCCATGCAGGCCGAATGAGGCGGGGCGGCCTTGATGCGCCCGCGCCGCGCTGCGAAGACATGCCGCTTTACTGCCACACGCGCGTCACGCAGGCGGCGCGCGCCGCGGCATGCTCGACGCCTTGCGCGCCGCGCATGCAATCCGCGTAGCGCGTGACCTGCGCCTCGAAAAGCCGTCCCGCCTCGTCAGGCGATGCGCGAGCCAGCCGTTGCGCGAAGCCGCGCGAGCCGATCTCGAAGTGCTGGTAGTCGATCGGGAAATTCCAGTATCCGCCCCAGCCGATGAAGCCGTTGTCGGCGAACACATCGACGACGGCCTCGGCCATGCCCGGTCGTTTCGGCTTGTCGGGCCGATCGTCGAAGCGGTTGACCGAGGTTCTCGCGGCAGCGGGCGGGCGAACCGACGCGACGCCGTCGGTTCCGAGCACGATGTAGGGATTCTGGATCGGATTGAGGTCGATCGCGGCGCCGAACGCGTGCAGCGACCATGCGCTGCCGCCTGAGATCGGCCGCGCATTGAAGGCGGACGTGTTATTCGCATTCATCGACGCATCGTCGTCGCCGGAGAAATGCTCGATCGGTACGGCTTGCTGAAGCGGGAAATCCAGCTTGCGGAGCGCGTCGAAGATCGCCTGCACGCGCGGCGCAAGCGCGTCGAGCACGACGATCGTCCCCATGCGCGGCTCGTTCTCGAAACCGAGGTACTGGAACGAGACGTTGCGCAGGCGATCGCAGCCCACCGGCGCGTCGGCGGGCATCACGCCGCTCGCCTGCATCTGCCGGCATTGGTCGCGGGAGACGGGCGCGATCTCGGCGCGGGCGCCGCCGCTCAGCAACGCGAGGGACATCAGCATGGAGAGTGTCATCCGGCGCGGGCGCGGCTGTCGGGCGGAGGAAATCGGGTGGAGGGGCATGGCGAATGGGCTCAGGTCGAGAAAGACGCGTTCGATGGCGGGTGCAGGGGCTGTCGGTGATTTCCGGGATCGGGACGCCGATGCGAGGCCGCCGGACGACGGGATGGAATGAGGTAGCGACGTATCTATGAAAGCGATATGCGCCGGTGGTTCCATGATGAAGACATGGCGGGTCGCGTCGAGCGGCGAATGACGGCCGTCGCGACGGCCGTCCGGGCGGCCGGAGGATGACGGCCTGACCGTCCCGCGGCATGCGTCGCGCCGTTCCCGGGCCGGCGCGCCACCGTCTCGCGCCGCCAACCTGTCCGATGCGCGCGATCCACTGGCGTACCGGAGGCGGCGCGGGCCGCTCGCCCGCGCTACGCTTCGCCTCTTCCGAACCCCTCTCCAGATGGAGCATGGCATGAGCGACGACTATGTACGCGTATCCCGCCGTATCGCGGCGGGCGGTGTCGAACTGGATGGCTGGCTGTACACCCCGACGCGCCCCGGTCCCGCGCCCTTGATCGTGATGAGCCCCGGCTTCGCCGCGCTCAAGCGCCACTACCTGACGGATTTCGCCGAACGCTTCGCGCAGGCGGGCTTCGCGGTGGTGCTCTACGATCATCGCAACTTCGGCGCGAGCGGCGGCGACGTGCGCGGCGAAATCGATCCTCACCAGCAGATCGCGGACATACGCGACGTGGTGAGCTGGGCCGGCACGCTGCCGGAAGTCGACGCCGACCGGATCGGCGTATGGGGTTCCAGCTACAGCGGGGGCCACGCGATCATGATGGGCGCGCTCGATCGGCGCGTGCGCTGCGTCGTCAGCCAGGTGCCGACCATCAGTGGCTACCAGAGCCTGTTGCGCCGCGCGGGCGAGCGGCTGCACGCGGTGCGCGCCGATTTCGAGCGCGACCGGGCCGCGCGCTATGCGGGCGAGGCGCCGGGCGAACGGCGGGTCTGCTCGGAGGACGGTGTCGCCGGCCTCTACGCGGGCGACGATGCGCGCGCGTTCTATACGATGTCGGCGGCGCGCGACGCCGGCTGGGAAAACCGCGTCACGCTCAGATCGAGCGAACTCGCGAGCGCGTACGAGCCCGGTAGCTGGATCGACCGGGTCAGTCCGACGCCGCTGCTGATGCTGGTCGCCGAACGCGACACCGTGACGCCGGCCGACCTCGCGCTGGCCGCGTATGAGCGCGCGCTCGAACCGAAACGGCTGGAGATCCTGCCGGGCGGGCACTTCGATCCCTACGTCGCGCAGGCGGAGCGGGCGATCCAGGCGGCCGTCGGCTGGTTCGCCGCGCATCTGGGCGACCGGGCCTGAGCGCCGCCCAGGCGACGGCGCGGGGCGCTCAGCCGGATTCGACGAGACGCAGCACGATCGCGCGCGCCGAATCGAGATGCGCGGCGGTCAACGCCTGCGCGCGGCGCGCATTGCGCGCGCGGCAGGCGTCGAGGATCTGCGCGTGTTCATGCTGGAACGCCGGTGTATCCGCAAGCAGCGT contains:
- a CDS encoding NAD(P)/FAD-dependent oxidoreductase; the encoded protein is MSAHPPRIVIVGGGIAGLLLATRLGNQLGRSGRASVTLLDKSPTHIWKPMLHTIAAGTRNIQQQQVVFLAHASEHGFAYQPGELCGLDRERREIHLADLHTPDGELILGARSLGYDVLILAIGSHANDFGTPGVREHCYFIDSQSEAETFNVALRTRIFRSVAEDEPLRVAIVGGGATGVELAAELSRLLELASSYGDPRARERLDLTLLESGPRILAAFPPGISASAEQQLRNIGFRVLTSTRVTSADASGFHYGDGGFAPANLMVWAAGVKGADFANGLGGLASTRTNQILIRPTLQAQDDDAVFALGDASSLTPDGAERPLAPTAQVATQQAEFLAKHLPAWLDGRPLPDFAFHDFGSLVSISDYNAFGTLGRFGFFRSAFIKGRFAQLSHAMLYRHHQQALHGFPKATLLWTAERINSWVQPKIRLT
- a CDS encoding AraC family transcriptional regulator, with the protein product MHLPVFSSEHELFKPVARDYPDGYALSDHWHDAAQLIYALHGVMELKCGDACWIISPQQALWMPAQLPHALRARGAVTLRSVYVAPRLCAKRLPDAPRSLAATPLLRELIRQAQAVTDDTPASGYDAHLMQLLLDEIERARVMPLDIPLPGDHRLRNVCLRLLDDPADDRGLDAWGALVGASARTLSRLFRAELGTSFLLWRQQVRVAAAIPRLADGEPVTRIAADLGYDSPGAFIAVFRRLTGHTPRAFAMQAE
- a CDS encoding M15 family metallopeptidase, yielding MLMSLALLSGGARAEIAPVSRDQCRQMQASGVMPADAPVGCDRLRNVSFQYLGFENEPRMGTIVVLDALAPRVQAIFDALRKLDFPLQQAVPIEHFSGDDDASMNANNTSAFNARPISGGSAWSLHAFGAAIDLNPIQNPYIVLGTDGVASVRPPAAARTSVNRFDDRPDKPKRPGMAEAVVDVFADNGFIGWGGYWNFPIDYQHFEIGSRGFAQRLARASPDEAGRLFEAQVTRYADCMRGAQGVEHAAARAACVTRVWQ
- a CDS encoding alpha/beta hydrolase, which codes for MSDDYVRVSRRIAAGGVELDGWLYTPTRPGPAPLIVMSPGFAALKRHYLTDFAERFAQAGFAVVLYDHRNFGASGGDVRGEIDPHQQIADIRDVVSWAGTLPEVDADRIGVWGSSYSGGHAIMMGALDRRVRCVVSQVPTISGYQSLLRRAGERLHAVRADFERDRAARYAGEAPGERRVCSEDGVAGLYAGDDARAFYTMSAARDAGWENRVTLRSSELASAYEPGSWIDRVSPTPLLMLVAERDTVTPADLALAAYERALEPKRLEILPGGHFDPYVAQAERAIQAAVGWFAAHLGDRA